Within the Scleropages formosus chromosome 8, fSclFor1.1, whole genome shotgun sequence genome, the region CTTGTCAGTGTCCGTCTCGTGGATGAGGTGCCGGGCCTCGTTGTCCGCGTGGTCCACCTCTCCTGGCAGAATCCACTTGGACACCTCGCTGGCATCCAGAAACCCGTCCTGGCAGGGGAGAAGAGTGCGTCAAGGGTCCTGCCGCTGGACCTGAGTACGAGGTGAGGCGACGCTCCTCCGTTACACGTGTCCCACCTGCAGTTGCTCCAGAGCTCCCGAGAGCAACGTTACGTTACCTTGTTCGTGTCCCGAAACTCGGAGAAGTGCTTCTTCTCTGTCTGCACCCACTCGGGCTCGCTCTCTCCGTCCTCGGGGCTGAACATGTCACCTAAGGGGGACGCAGGCCGTCAGCGCTCTGTCCGGCTGCAGATCGGGAGGTGCGGCTCCGCGCGGCACGGAGGTCTCACCTATGTACTCGTCCAGGTTGATCAGGCCATCCCCGTTCTTGTCGATGTCCTCCACGGTTTCCTGCAGGCGGAAGGTCAGAGTAAGATTGTGCCCCCTGAGCCTGGCTGCCCACCCCAGGTGTCGAAGCGGCTAAGGAACTGCCCGTGTTTGCAGTCGTGCCGTTGATGGAATCGGCGCCCACTCCGCTCCTACTGACCGCCACCACTACGTTCTTCATGTGGTCGAACTCCTCAGGGTGCAGGAAAGCCGTGAACTCCTCCTTGGTGGCTTTGCCGTCGCCGTTCCCGTCGGCCGCCTTGAACCGGCGCTCGTCTCGGGTGAGCATGGCCTTGTAGCTCGCCTTGTCGTCCACGTCGTCAAACTCCTCGTCTGCAAACAGGCCGTgaccggggggagggggggtcttaGTTAAGGGCGTGCAACGTGCTGCTGAAAATATTTACTCAGGGTTCGAGAACCCTTCCGTACTCCCGCGTCCCTCATGCAGCAGGGTGTCCCAACGGCTCCTATCATCAGACACTTTGGCACAAACCCAAAGCCAAGCGCTTCCTGTCCTTCATGGTCTCCGTCTGACCGCTTTCCTTACGGGCACTATGTCGCAGACAGTTTTTTCCGCTATGCCACCAGCATCCCTGAGTCAGGTGATCGCGGTGTGTCCCAGTTAAccaggctgtaccctgcctcatgcgcACTAGAATGGCAGCGTACCATTAAAGGCCAAGCTACAAATAACAATCCCTAAGGATATCCTTCTCAGggataaaaacacatttcattttggtattttaactAATGTTACGTGACTTTTTGCCCAGAAACTCACaattcttatttttctgtagGAGAAGCTAGCTAATCGACCCCCTCACAGAGGGAGTTCACCTGATGGGTCAATTTCGCCAAACAAATGAAGGCAAGTACATGAGGCAtggctgcagtgctgctctcaCCCAAGTAGTAGCCGTAGGTGGTGTTCTTGTACTCCTCCCAGGCCACCATGTCGTCCTTGTTGAGGTCGTACTCCTTCCAGTGCTTGTTCACGTTCTCCTCGATGTACCTCCTCTGCCGGTGCTTGATCCAGTGGTGCAGCTCCGCGTGGCTGACGTAGCCATCGGCGTCCGTGTCGATGCGGTCCACGATCTTCCTGTCACAGGGCAGGGGGCACGAGCGTTAGCGCGCACCGTGACCACGGAACAGAGCACGGAAGGAGACGTGATCCTATCGGTCCCTGGCAAGAGCGCCTGACGCAACGCAACTGAAGTGGACGTAACCATGCAGGGGGCGTGCGCGGGAAGGGAGGGGGACGGCCCCCGGGCCCACGGGGTGCGAGGGACGCCACTTACCCCAGTCTCTCTTTGCTCTCCTCCGGGGTGAGCTGGTCGAAGGTCTTGGCCTCCTCCTTGCCCAGGAAGGCCTCGTGGTCGTACTGAAAGCCCTGCGTGTCGTCGTGGACGTGGTCGCTCAGGTCACCGTGGCGATGGACTCGCTTCTCCTGGGCCGGGACAGCCGTCGCCATGGCCACCAGCAGCGACGTCACGCCTAGCAACGGCAACAGCATCGCGGTCCTGTTCCTGGCGGCGAAGCGGAGCGTCACACTTGCAGCCCCCAACATGACACGCTGGGCCTTGTGGAAGTGCTCACCCTGCAATGTTTAATTCGCTCTTATTTGATTAAAACGGAGTCACTCACGGTTAATGGTCAGTGACACTGTCGCTCGCGCTCTGCCAATCACGTTCATTTGCCTTAGCCCACGCCATCTCATTTTACCCAGGTAGACGGCTATTTTGCACAATGAAGGTgaaacagtgacagtgacagagtgGCAATGGATGGTGATGCTGGACACACGTCACAAGTCAGTCACTACACTAGTGGCCCAAGTTGTTCAGCCGGCGCTTTTCAagttttcctccttccttgGCTAAAAGAAGAGCAGTCCAACTCCACGCTCCATATGTGGCTGCATGAGGCACGATTACGGTGAACCTATTGATGAAGAAGAACTTACTCGAACCCAAGCTCCCCCGAAGACACGTGATGCCCTTCCTTCTGCCGCTCGCTGCTCCACTCGagacgcacgcgcacgcacccTGTCTGTCTCTTTAAATGAGTCGTGTGGCCGAAGGGCGTGACCTAGCGCGAGCAGC harbors:
- the rcn3 gene encoding reticulocalbin-3 isoform X2 — protein: MLLPLLGVTSLLVAMATAVPAQEKRVHRHGDLSDHVHDDTQGFQYDHEAFLGKEEAKTFDQLTPEESKERLGKIVDRIDTDADGYVSHAELHHWIKHRQRRYIEENVNKHWKEYDLNKDDMVAWEEYKNTTYGYYLDEEFDDVDDKASYKAMLTRDERRFKAADGNGDGKATKEEFTAFLHPEEFDHMKNVVVAETVEDIDKNGDGLINLDEYIGDMFSPEDGESEPEWVQTEKKHFSEFRDTNKDGFLDASEVSKWILPGEVDHADNEARHLIHETDTDKDDRITKQEVLANWNMFVGSQATNYGEDLTKRHDEL
- the rcn3 gene encoding reticulocalbin-3 isoform X1, which produces MAMCFTPRSATVRILIGRELPKEARYWLLALGHALRPHDSFKETDRVRARASRVEQRAAEGRASRVFGGAWVRGEHFHKAQRVMLGAASVTLRFAARNRTAMLLPLLGVTSLLVAMATAVPAQEKRVHRHGDLSDHVHDDTQGFQYDHEAFLGKEEAKTFDQLTPEESKERLGKIVDRIDTDADGYVSHAELHHWIKHRQRRYIEENVNKHWKEYDLNKDDMVAWEEYKNTTYGYYLDEEFDDVDDKASYKAMLTRDERRFKAADGNGDGKATKEEFTAFLHPEEFDHMKNVVVAETVEDIDKNGDGLINLDEYIGDMFSPEDGESEPEWVQTEKKHFSEFRDTNKDGFLDASEVSKWILPGEVDHADNEARHLIHETDTDKDDRITKQEVLANWNMFVGSQATNYGEDLTKRHDEL